In Molothrus ater isolate BHLD 08-10-18 breed brown headed cowbird chromosome 11, BPBGC_Mater_1.1, whole genome shotgun sequence, a genomic segment contains:
- the BRK1 gene encoding protein BRICK1, with amino-acid sequence MSVQEDPVQREIHQDWANREYIEVITSSIKKIADFLNSFDMSCRSRLATLNEKLTALERRIEYIEARVTKGETLT; translated from the exons atGTCGGTGCAGGAGGACCCGGTGCAGCGGGAGATCCACCAGGACTGGGCCAACCGCGAGTACATCGAAGTGATCACCAGCTCCATCAAGAAAATCGCAGACTTCCTCAACTCCTTCG ACATGTCGTGCCGGTCCCGGCTGGCCACCCTGAACGAGAAGCTGACGGCGCTGGAGCGGAGAATCGAGTACATCGAAGCCCGG GTCACCAAGGGGGAGACGCTGACATAG